The genomic window AAAGTGAATGAAAGAGAATTGTCGATTTCGAATAAGATTGCTTCTAATTTGTTTGTGAAGCTGGTTTAGGTTATGTTTCATGGAAATACGCGAAGACTTTTTAGCTTTTTGATGAGAACAAATAATTCAAAAACACATAATATTGTCATTTCGACGAAGGAGAAATCTTCACAAGTAACTCCTCAACGGCTGTCAAATCTTTGTCGAGCTTCTCGCGAAGATTTCTCCTTCGTCGAAATGACAAACTAGTCGAAAAACTTACTTTTGAGGGCGGGATTCCTAGCCCCGATAGTAGTGAAAATCCTTTTGTGGCGGGTTCGCCACAAAAGATTGAAACGGATAGCGGGATTAGCTCCTAAAACTAAACAATTCCCTTCTCAATCATTTCCAACATAACTGGCGAAGCATTTTTAAAAGTCGGCGCTTGCTCAATAATACTTCCTGCGTTCTTTTTATTTACTTTGAATGTAACATCTTCATCGGTTGTGAATAAAAGTGCGGTTAAAAAAGGATTTTTAATGTGAGTGCCCAAAATCAATAAGGCTTCATCTAAAGTATGAATGCTTTCAATTTCTTCCGTTTTATATCTAAAAGTCAGAGAAACTGAGAATGTATTATCTTCATTGAGAACCAATCTGAAATATACATTCTTAAGTTCTGTATCCCCCATCGTTTTGGCCAAAGTCAGTTTTGCGAAAGTTCCGCTTTGGATGCTTTCTTTAACTCGTTCACAAAAAAGGGCAAATATTGGTTCGTACATTTTTTCTTAAGTTGCTAAGGTTCTGAGATGCTATCCCGATAGCTATCGGGACTAGGGTTTTAAACTTTGCCTAGTGTTTTACCACAAAGTTGCACAAAGATTTCGCAAAGTTACACAAAGATTCACATAAAATTTTTCTTTGTGAATCTCCGTGTTATCTCAGTGTAACTTTGCGGAATAACTTTATTTTCCTGTAAATTCTGCTTTACGTTTTTCTAAGAAAGCTGTTGTTCCTTCTTTAAAATCCTGTGTCCCGAAACATTCTCCGAATGATTTTATTTCGGTATCAAAACCATTTTTACCATCTTTAAAATTAGCATTAATGGCTTTTATCGCTTTTCCGATTGCAAATGGTGCATTTTTGATGATTTTCTGAGCAATTACGTTGGTAAATGACAGAAGCTCTTCTTGAGGCACGACATGATTTACCAAACCGTACTCTTTTGCCTGTTCAGCAGTGATCATCGCGGCAGTCATAATCAATTCCATTGCACGGCCTTTTCCGATTAATTGTGGTAAACGCTGTGTTCCTCCGTAGCCTGGAATTAATCCTAAAGTTACTTCTGGAAGTCCCATTTTTGCATTATCAGAAGCAATTCTAAAATGACAAGCCATTGCTAATTCTAGACCGCCTCCAAGAGCGAAACCATTCACCGCAGCAATTACCGGTTTTTTAAGGTTTTCAATAAAATCAAATAAAGATTCCTGCCCTTCAGCCGCTAATTGCGCGCCTTCAACAGTGGTATAATTTGCAAATTCCGAAATATCTGCTCCAGCTACAAAAGCTTTTTCTCCGCTTCCGGTTAAAATAACAACGCGAACATCATCATTTTTAGCCAATGATTGAATGGCATCACTCAGATCACTAATTGTTGCTTTATTTAAGGCATTCAATTTCGTTGGTCTGTTAATCGTAATTGTAGCAACTTTTTCTTCGATTGAAACTAAGATATTTTCGTAATTCATGACGCTATATTTTATGAGTTGGTGATAGGGAGAGAAACTGTAAACGTAGTTCCTTTTCCGTAAGTTGATTCAAAGGTAATTGTTCCTTTGTAATTTTCGATAATGTTTTTGATAATTCCAAGTCCAAGTCCCATACCACTGGTTTTGGTAGTAAATTTTGGTTCGAAAATTCTTCCTATATCTTGTTTTTGAATTCCGATTCCGTTGTCTTTTACCGCAATTTCGACATTGTTATCCTGTCTTTTTACTGTCACCAGGATCGATTTCTGAAACTGACTTTCAGGAATGGCCTGAGTTGCATTTTTAACCAAATTGGTAATCACACGAATCAATTGTGTACGATCCATTTTGGAAATGATTTCTTCTTCTTCCTTTTCAAAAGAAATATAATCTTCGTTGAAAATATCTAACGCCAATTCTACAACCTCAACCACATTTAAGGTTTCATTTTGCTGTGCAGGCATCGAAGCAAAGTTTGAAAATGCCGAAGCCACAGCCGTCATGGTATCGATTTGCTGGATTAAAGTTTCGGAGTAATCATTCATTTTCTGCTTCACATCAGGGTCATTAGGATCAAACTTTCGCTGAAAACTCTGAACCGTCAAACGCATTGGTGTAAGCGGATTTTTAATTTCGTGCGCTACTTGTTTCGCCATTTCGCGCCAAGCTTCTTCACGTTCGCTTTGCGCTAGTTTGATCGCACTTTTTTCCAGTTTATCCACCATTCCATTATACGCCGTAATCAAGAAATTGACTTCTTTGCTGTTAGCTTCCAAAACAATCTTTTCATTTTTCTGATCTAGATTGGTTTCTTCTAATCTTTCTGAAATCGTTTTTAATGATTTTGTGATATAAGTCGAAAGGAAATAAGCCAAAGCAAAAGCCACAATCAGCATAAATGAATATACTTGGCTTAAACGAATCAAGAAAGTATTCAATTCGTTATCGTAATAACCATCGTCTTCCAGATAAGGAAGATTTAAAATTCCGAGCGGTTTGAATTTTTCGTCTTTAATTAAACTATATGAAGATCTGTTCTTAACTCCATCAATAGTTTTGATATCCACGAATCGTTTTTCGATAGAAGAACGAACCAATTTTAGAATATATTCTGGAATTGGCGGTGCAATTTTATCAACGGCAAAAGACTCTTTGGATGATTTAAGCAGTTTTCCATCCAAACTGTAGATATTAATTTCAATTTTATGAATCTGCGCCAGCTCGTGGATTTTATCTTTAAAAATTAAATCTAAATTCTGAGTTTTTAGCGGATAAGTTGTAGTTGCCAGAACGTAATTGATGTGTTCCTTTACCGCATTTTCTTTGCGTTCTAAACGTTCCTGATGATATTCTTTGGCCTCGGTTTTAAACTGAATAATCGAAATCGAAGCCAATAAAAAAGACGCCACCACAATCAATACAATCATCGACAGGAAAATCCTGGTACGAAGCGATAGCATTGACATTTTGAAGTTGAGCATAGTTTTAGTATTCAGTGTTCAGATTGTTAGTGTTCAGTTATTTTACAGACGTGTAACTTTATTTTAAAGTTATAAAATATATAAAAAATTAAAAGACAATAATTGTAAACTGATCACTAAAACTGACCACTGCCAACTATTTCTTTTCTCTTATTCTTTTATAAAACCTGAATCCCAGCATAATTAAAACCGAGAATAAAATAATTCCGATTACGCCGAAAATCCAGTTGATGGCACTTTTTAAAACTACTAAAAATACAACAGCAAACAAAATAATCGTTGCGCCTTCGTTCCATAAACGCATGAAATTGTTAGAATATTTTACCTCGTCATTTTGCAATTGTTTAAAAATCTGATGGCATTTTCCGTGGTATAAATACAAAAGGAAAACGAAACACAGTTTTACATGCATCCAAGGCATTGTAATCCAAACATGACCTGCATCTGTAAAAAACAGCATCCAAAAAGCAAAAATACTCGCCAAAACCGCTGACGGCCATGTGATAATGTACCACAAACGGTAGGCCATAATTTTGTATTGTGCCTGCAGAATTTCTTTTTCTGGCGAAGGTTTCTCATTGGCTTCAATTTGGTACACAAATAAACGTACAATATAAAACAGACCCGCAAACCAAGTGATTACGAATATAAGATGCAGTGATTTGAGATAATTGTAATATTCCATTATTTCTTAAATGTAGATTTTTTAAAAAGATCAATCATTTCTTTACCATCATCTTCATCTTCATAAACAATCGAATTGACAAAGATCTTATCGTTAAAACCTCGAGAAAAAATCACTAATGTTACTACTTTTTTCCCATCCTCAGTTATTTCTATTTTAGCTCTTCTAAATGGCAAACCCGAAATATTTTCAGTACTTACCGAATAATCTCCCATTTTACCTTTTGGATAAATTTTGCCAACATCCTTCAAAAGAAGAAAATCTTTTAATCTCATATTTAGATCAAGAGCTCGAACATCATTTCCAAAAAAATCTTCGTAATTCACTGAAAAATAATTGGCTTCGTCTTTCTTAAAAACAACAATTGAATGTTTCTTTTTAGCTAAAGTCGTATCTCCTTTAATATCTATTTTCTGCTTTAAATCTACCTTTTCGTAATCATCTGGAACAGAAATTTTCCAATCGAATGTTTTATCGTGAAAGTTATTGTCTGCAAGAGAATTATTCTTTTTGCAACCTGAAAGAGTTACTAAAACAAAAAATAAAATCGCACTATATTTTAATCTATTCATTGATTTTTATTTAGCCCAGTTATTAATCCAATTTGCAACAGTCTCGCACCATTCTTCATCGTCATTTAAACACGGTATTGCTAAAAATTCTTCTCCTCCATTTGCTTCAAAATCTTCTTTAGCACGCATCGCGATTTCCTCTAAAGTTTCTAAACAATCAGTGACAAAAGCTGGAGTTACAACCGCAATTTTCTTAATTCCTCTTGCTGGCATATTATCGATTTCGACATCTGTATAAGGCTCCAACCATTTATCTCCTGCCAATCTTGACTGGAAAGTAACGCAATATTTGTCTTTCGGAATTCCTAATTGCTCTACAACCAAACGCGTTGTTTCGTAACAATGTGTTCTGTAGCAGAATTCAGCTTCTGGAGTTCCAACTTCACAACACATTTCGTTGGTTACGAATTTTTTATGCGATTTTGTTTTATCTGTTTTACGAACATGACGCTCTGGAATTCCATGGTATGAAAACACCAATTGGTCATAATCGAAATCACGCAAATGTTTTTTGATTGAATCTGCAACGTTTTTGATGTAATCTGGTTTATTATAAAACGCAGGAACATCTGAGAATTTCATGTGAGGGAATTTCTTCTTGCGGATTTCTTCTGCCAAAACCAAAATGGTCAAAGTAGAAGCCATTGCATATTGAGGATATAAAGGGAAAAGCAATACATCGGTAACACCTTGATCGCTCAATTCCTGTAGACCTTTTTCGATTGTCATAGATCCGTAACGCATGGCAAGCGAAACTGGAATATTTGATAATGGCTGTACTTTTTTGTGCATTCTTTCAGAAAGAACGATTAGCGGAGAACCTTCTTTCCACCAGATTTTCGCGTAAGCGTGAGCCGATTCTTCTGGTCTTTTTCTTAAAATAATACCGCGAACTAATAATGCTCTCAATAAATACGGAACGTCGATCACGTATTTATCCATTAAAAATTCATCTAAATAGGGTTTTACATCTTTTGGTGTTGGACTGTCTGGTGATCCTAAGTTTATTAAAAGTGCGCCTTTCATTATGTATTTTTTGCTTTAAGCTTTTTATTTGTTTTTAAAAATTTCGGCAAAAGTAATCGCTGTACTTTATTCGAAATATGATATTTATTACTTTTTCTTTATTATTGAATATTCAAAATTGATTTAGCTAATTCGAGAAATTTTTTCACGCAGATTTACACAGATTAAAGCAGATTAATTCGTGAATTCGTGGCGAAAAAAAATTTAAACATTCGCATTAATCGACATCAAATATTTTTTTGGTGTTGTTCCAAATTTCTTCTTGAATGCAGCAATAAAATGACTTCCCGTGCTGTAGCCAATCTTCAACCCTACTTCGTTTACATTATAAGAACCACTGTCTAAAAGTTTTCTAGCGAAATCCATTTTGTAATCAAACAAGAAACCATAAACTGTATCGCCATAAATCTGTTTGAAACCCATTTTGAGTTTTTTCAAATTCAAACCAATTTCATCTGCTAGTTCTTGCAGCCCTGGCGGTTCGGCCATATTAGCGATTACAATTTCTTTGGCTTTTCTGATTTTCAAAACATTGTCTTCATCAATCAAAAACGGACATTGTTCTGCATTTGGATCTTCGGTCCTGTTGAAATATAAACTCAACAATTCGTATCCTTTTCCTTTATAATAAAGGTTTTTTATAGACGGATGAAGATTGTAATGAAACAACTGACTCAAAACAATTGCCATTGACGGACTGATATTTCCTTCGTTATAATACTTTTTATCCTTATTATCAGGACTTAGAAAAGTAATATAATCGGCTTCGGCAGAAAATAACGCGTGAAATTTCTTGATCGACACAATTACTGAAATCGCCCACGAATTTGGAGCCAACTCTAAATTTAGCGGCAATTCTTTCTGTGGATTGTATAAAAGCAACGATTTCTCTTCTTTCAATTCTAAGGCGTAATTGCCCTGATTGAATAAAAATTTTGCATTTCCTTTTATCCCGAAGTGAAACTGTATCAGGCCAGTACCTATTATTTCATGCTGTGCGTAGAAAGGTTCAGAACCATCATTTTGAAAACGGATCAGCGTAAAGTCGTCTTCAATTTTTATAACTTCTTGAGAACTCATAGCGATATTTTTTTGAAACGAAAATCAAAACAAACTCAAAATGTTATTTAGAACGACTCTAAACTAATCACTTCAAACGAGTTGATTTTGCTA from Flavobacterium sp. KACC 22763 includes these protein-coding regions:
- a CDS encoding CopD family protein; this translates as MEYYNYLKSLHLIFVITWFAGLFYIVRLFVYQIEANEKPSPEKEILQAQYKIMAYRLWYIITWPSAVLASIFAFWMLFFTDAGHVWITMPWMHVKLCFVFLLYLYHGKCHQIFKQLQNDEVKYSNNFMRLWNEGATIILFAVVFLVVLKSAINWIFGVIGIILFSVLIMLGFRFYKRIREKK
- a CDS encoding sensor histidine kinase yields the protein MIVLIVVASFLLASISIIQFKTEAKEYHQERLERKENAVKEHINYVLATTTYPLKTQNLDLIFKDKIHELAQIHKIEINIYSLDGKLLKSSKESFAVDKIAPPIPEYILKLVRSSIEKRFVDIKTIDGVKNRSSYSLIKDEKFKPLGILNLPYLEDDGYYDNELNTFLIRLSQVYSFMLIVAFALAYFLSTYITKSLKTISERLEETNLDQKNEKIVLEANSKEVNFLITAYNGMVDKLEKSAIKLAQSEREEAWREMAKQVAHEIKNPLTPMRLTVQSFQRKFDPNDPDVKQKMNDYSETLIQQIDTMTAVASAFSNFASMPAQQNETLNVVEVVELALDIFNEDYISFEKEEEEIISKMDRTQLIRVITNLVKNATQAIPESQFQKSILVTVKRQDNNVEIAVKDNGIGIQKQDIGRIFEPKFTTKTSGMGLGLGIIKNIIENYKGTITFESTYGKGTTFTVSLPITNS
- the hemH gene encoding ferrochelatase encodes the protein MKGALLINLGSPDSPTPKDVKPYLDEFLMDKYVIDVPYLLRALLVRGIILRKRPEESAHAYAKIWWKEGSPLIVLSERMHKKVQPLSNIPVSLAMRYGSMTIEKGLQELSDQGVTDVLLFPLYPQYAMASTLTILVLAEEIRKKKFPHMKFSDVPAFYNKPDYIKNVADSIKKHLRDFDYDQLVFSYHGIPERHVRKTDKTKSHKKFVTNEMCCEVGTPEAEFCYRTHCYETTRLVVEQLGIPKDKYCVTFQSRLAGDKWLEPYTDVEIDNMPARGIKKIAVVTPAFVTDCLETLEEIAMRAKEDFEANGGEEFLAIPCLNDDEEWCETVANWINNWAK
- a CDS encoding AraC family transcriptional regulator, with protein sequence MSSQEVIKIEDDFTLIRFQNDGSEPFYAQHEIIGTGLIQFHFGIKGNAKFLFNQGNYALELKEEKSLLLYNPQKELPLNLELAPNSWAISVIVSIKKFHALFSAEADYITFLSPDNKDKKYYNEGNISPSMAIVLSQLFHYNLHPSIKNLYYKGKGYELLSLYFNRTEDPNAEQCPFLIDEDNVLKIRKAKEIVIANMAEPPGLQELADEIGLNLKKLKMGFKQIYGDTVYGFLFDYKMDFARKLLDSGSYNVNEVGLKIGYSTGSHFIAAFKKKFGTTPKKYLMSINANV
- a CDS encoding enoyl-CoA hydratase/isomerase family protein codes for the protein MNYENILVSIEEKVATITINRPTKLNALNKATISDLSDAIQSLAKNDDVRVVILTGSGEKAFVAGADISEFANYTTVEGAQLAAEGQESLFDFIENLKKPVIAAVNGFALGGGLELAMACHFRIASDNAKMGLPEVTLGLIPGYGGTQRLPQLIGKGRAMELIMTAAMITAEQAKEYGLVNHVVPQEELLSFTNVIAQKIIKNAPFAIGKAIKAINANFKDGKNGFDTEIKSFGECFGTQDFKEGTTAFLEKRKAEFTGK